A single window of Chitinophagales bacterium DNA harbors:
- a CDS encoding MmcQ/YjbR family DNA-binding protein produces the protein MNVEQARNYCLSKKGTTEAMPFGEGVLVFKVMNKMYALLALDAVPATMNLKCVPDWALELRDEYEGIKAGYHMNKTHWNTVTIEESDVSDEMILKLIDHSYDSIVAKLKKVDKEALKKLKEEN, from the coding sequence ATGAATGTCGAACAAGCAAGGAATTACTGCCTATCAAAAAAAGGAACAACTGAGGCAATGCCTTTTGGAGAAGGAGTACTGGTATTTAAAGTCATGAACAAAATGTACGCACTCCTGGCTTTGGATGCTGTACCTGCTACCATGAATCTGAAGTGCGTCCCTGATTGGGCATTGGAGTTGAGGGATGAGTATGAGGGTATTAAGGCAGGCTACCACATGAACAAAACCCATTGGAACACCGTCACTATTGAAGAATCAGATGTGTCGGATGAAATGATTTTGAAGTTGATTGACCACTCCTATGATTCGATTGTGGCGAAATTAAAGAAGGTGGATAAGGAAGCGTTGAAGAAGTTGAAGGAGGAAAACTAA
- the rplS gene encoding 50S ribosomal protein L19, producing MDILRTIEDELIDKSTIPEFSAGDNVTVYYRIREGEKVRVQPFRGNVIQIRGGKSNPKRTFTVRKISSGIGVERIFPIYSPNIEKIEVNKFGKVRRARLFYLRELTGKKARIQEKRYVKK from the coding sequence ATGGATATTTTAAGAACCATAGAGGACGAATTGATTGACAAGTCCACCATTCCCGAATTTAGTGCAGGAGACAATGTAACAGTTTACTATCGCATTAGAGAAGGTGAGAAAGTAAGAGTTCAGCCTTTTAGAGGCAATGTCATACAAATAAGAGGAGGCAAAAGCAACCCCAAACGTACATTCACTGTCAGAAAAATATCTAGCGGCATAGGTGTAGAGCGTATTTTCCCTATTTATTCGCCTAACATCGAAAAAATTGAAGTGAACAAGTTTGGTAAAGTTCGCCGAGCACGATTGTTTTACTTACGTGAATTGACAGGTAAGAAAGCACGTATTCAAGAAAAAAGATACGTTAAAAAATAA
- a CDS encoding phosphatidylserine decarboxylase family protein translates to MKYKLHREGRYILIGWAIGLLLLNILLQYAFSIPDWITTSVLIFSIVLYLGMLSFFRIPQLVMEYFDNALVIAPAEGKIVVIEEVEEKEYFKDRRIQVSIFMSPANVHVNRSPISGTVKYTKYHPGAYLVAWHPKSSELNERFTSVIESADSEIEVLVRQIAGKLARKISNYLTEGTDIEQGEELGFIKFGSRVDIFLPLDAEIKVSLNQKVKGGETVIAELK, encoded by the coding sequence ATGAAATACAAACTTCATCGAGAAGGACGATATATTTTAATCGGTTGGGCAATTGGATTGTTACTTCTCAACATTCTACTTCAATATGCCTTTTCAATTCCTGATTGGATTACAACGAGTGTTTTGATTTTCTCTATTGTACTCTATTTAGGTATGTTGTCTTTTTTTCGTATTCCGCAGTTAGTCATGGAGTATTTCGACAATGCTTTGGTGATTGCGCCTGCTGAAGGCAAAATTGTGGTCATTGAAGAAGTAGAAGAGAAAGAATACTTCAAAGACCGTCGTATTCAAGTATCCATCTTTATGTCACCTGCTAATGTGCATGTCAATCGCAGTCCCATCAGTGGCACAGTGAAATATACCAAATACCATCCTGGTGCGTATTTAGTAGCTTGGCATCCTAAATCTTCTGAACTCAACGAGCGTTTTACCAGTGTTATCGAATCGGCTGATTCTGAAATCGAAGTATTGGTGCGTCAAATTGCAGGTAAATTGGCTCGAAAAATTTCCAACTATCTAACAGAAGGTACTGATATTGAGCAAGGTGAAGAATTGGGGTTCATTAAGTTTGGTTCACGAGTAGATATATTTTTGCCTTTGGATGCAGAGATTAAAGTGAGCTTGAACCAAAAAGTAAAGGGAGGGGAAACGGTGATTGCAGAATTGAAGTAA
- the trmB gene encoding tRNA (guanosine(46)-N7)-methyltransferase TrmB — translation MSKGKLEKFSEISEMPHVFQNVNWRIPTLQNHKGEDVLMKGKWHSDFFQNDNPLILELACGYGEYTMAIAARYPDLNVIGIDVKGNRIWRGAKYVLDEGLKNAAFIRTQIEQLTDYFDAEEVSEIWLTFPDPRKEQRRAHKRLTAPRYLHLYRQILQKEGFVHLKTDSTLLYEYSLESLEQDNCKVVAHHRDVYADNLAQNLAANDRNYQLATSVKTRYEKIHSEMGETIKYVRFRV, via the coding sequence ATGTCAAAAGGAAAACTCGAAAAATTCTCCGAAATTTCGGAAATGCCACATGTATTTCAAAACGTCAATTGGCGAATTCCTACGCTTCAAAACCACAAAGGCGAGGATGTGTTGATGAAAGGCAAATGGCACAGTGATTTTTTTCAGAACGATAACCCTTTAATTCTGGAATTGGCCTGCGGTTATGGTGAATATACTATGGCGATTGCAGCCCGCTATCCTGATTTGAATGTCATTGGGATTGATGTAAAAGGCAATCGAATATGGAGAGGCGCAAAATATGTATTGGATGAAGGCCTGAAAAATGCAGCTTTTATACGGACACAAATCGAACAACTGACCGATTATTTTGATGCCGAAGAAGTGAGTGAAATTTGGCTCACCTTTCCCGATCCTCGCAAAGAGCAGCGAAGAGCACACAAACGTCTGACGGCACCTCGATATCTTCACCTTTATCGGCAAATTCTTCAAAAAGAAGGCTTTGTTCATCTCAAAACCGATAGCACCTTGCTCTACGAATATTCTTTGGAATCTTTAGAGCAAGACAATTGCAAGGTTGTGGCACATCATCGAGATGTGTATGCTGACAATTTGGCTCAGAATTTGGCTGCCAATGACCGCAATTATCAACTCGCAACAAGCGTGAAAACCCGCTATGAAAAAATTCATTCCGAGATGGGAGAAACGATTAAGTATGTTCGGTTTCGGGTGTAA